The segment CTTCACGTAATCAGGACCTGAATCAATTCGCTTATATCACTTCTCATAATCTACGCGCGCCTTTATCGAATTTAATTGGTTTAATTGACATCCTGGATTATGATGTACTGGATGAATATAATAAAACAATTGTAGATATGTTCAGGGATTCTGCTTTTAAGCTGAATGAAACTATCTATGATCTGACACAGATGCTGAGTATCAAAAGTGATAAAAGGCTGAATATAGAAAGTGTAAATATCTCTGCCGTTTTTAAAAAAGTATGCAATTATTTTAATAAACAAATCCACAAACTGGGAATTTATATACACACTGATTTCCAATGTGAAATGGTCCCTTTCCCCAAAAGTTACCTGGAAAGCGTTCTGATGAATTTAATGTCAAATTCAATGAAGTATTATTCTGCAAGCAGGCCGCTCAGAATTGACATCACAACCAAGCTTAATGAAGAGGGGAATATTATCATGATCTTCTCTGATAATGGCATCGGAATCGATCTTCTCCAACATAAAGACAAGGTTTTTGGTCTGAATCAACGTTTTCACAGCCATGTGAACGGAAGTGGCGTCGGCCTGTTTATTACCAAAACCCAGATTACCTCTATGGGAGGTAAAATTACGGTAGAAAGTGAGCTTGATCAGGGCTGTACATTCACTGTAACGTTCAAATAATATAGAATTATGTGACATCAATATGTGTCTTTATTTTAGCGTTTTAGTAGGACTTTACTTCTAGTTTTGTAGTTAACGTATCCCACAGAACATGAAAAAGACCTTACTTATTGCCGCTATATTATTAGCCGTCAGCACCATTTTTAACCTTAAAGCCAATGCGCAGGCTGTAAGTGGTAACGTGCCCCTAAGCATTGTACTCTCAGATGCATTCTCTATTACGCTCGGCCCGACTCCCAATGTAGTTTTTACTTATGCAACAGCTGCGGATTATGCAGGTAGTAAAACAGTCTTAAAAACAAACCATTTTACTGTGGTGAGTAACAAGCCATACAGCGTCGCAGTAAAAGCTGCAACAGAATTTAATGTAATTGCGGGTAATGCAACGCCGGTATCTTTAAGTGTGGTACAAGTGAGCATAGATCCGAGTACACCAACTACAGGAGCTACTTATGCTACACCTGCTTTAACAACGACTAACCAGGCACTGGTTACCGCAGCCTCAGCAACACTTGCAACTGCTTATAATGTAAATTATTCGATTCCTACTGCTGCCGGCCTGCTGGGTAAGGTCGCAGGAACCTATGCAACTAATGTTGTTTACACAGTTACACAACCTTAAAACGTATACCATGAAAAAGAGCTTACTCGTTATCGTCGTATTATCAGCGCTTGGTACCATTTTCAACCTGAAAGCCAACGCTCAGGCTGTAAGCGGCAACGTACCGCTAAGCATTGTTCTCTCGGATGCCTTCTCTATTACACTGGGCCCAACTCCCGATGTAGTTTTTACTTATGCAACAGCAGCGGATTATGCAGGCAGTAAAACGGTTGCGAAAACAAACCATTTTACTGTGATCAGTAACAAGCCTTACAGTGTTGCAGTAAAAGCTGCGACAGAATTTAATGTAATCGCTGGTAATGCAACCCCGGTATCTTTAAGTGTGGTACAAGTGAGTATCGATCCAAGTACACCAACTACAGGAGCTACTTATGCTACGCCGGCTTTAACAACGACCAATCAACCGTTGGTTACCACAGCATCACCAACGCTTGCAGCTGCCTATAACGTAAATTATACAATCCCTACTGCTGCTGGCTTAATTGGCAAGGTAGCAGGGACATATGCTACTAATGTTGTTTACACAGTTACACAACCTTAATCGGCTTGATGAGGATACTTACTGGTTTATTCATCCTATGCCTTGCCATGACGCTGCCAGACCCGGCGAAAGGGCAGGGCTTTTCAATTTCACCTGCCAGGATCTTCCTGACAGGAAATCCAGGAGAGACGGTTAGCCAGACAGTCACCTTTGGGAATACTTCGGCAGGTGTGTTATCTTTTGTAACCAGAATACAGGATTGGAACAGAGATTCACTGGGCACTAAAGTCTATTATGATAGCAATACGCTGCCCTTATCTAATGCCAGCTGGCTGACGCTTTCGTCAAATAATGTTGCTGTACAGCCTGGAGAAAATAAACAGGTCAATGTATCAATGACTATTCCTGCGAATGCAGATAAGCTTACTACGAGCATGCTTTTTTTTACGCAGGTGAAAGAACAGGGGGCACAGCAAAAAAGTGTGGCCAAGGTTGGTATTAACGTATTAATGGAGGTCGGGATACAGGTTTATTATGTGCCGCGCGGACTAAATCCGGGAGAGCTTGAATTTCTGTCTTTTGATGACCGTGGGGTCTATGACAATGGAAGGGCCAAAAGCCGCAGACTCGCTTTAAAGATACATAACAAGGGAAACCTGAATAAAGATGCATTTATCCGTTTCGAATTAACCAATAAAGAGACGGGCGAAGAAATAAAAATTAAGCCTGAAGTACTGGCTATGCTGCCTGATGCCACACAATGGGTCATGGTTGATTTACCAACAGATTTAAAGGGAAAATTCCTGGCTGTTGCTTTACTGGATGCTGGTTCTTCTTATGATTTGAAAGTTGCTGAAAAAGAGATTATATACCGCCCTTAGTGTTATTTTTTGCTGTTTTACAGTCGGGAATGTCAATGCGCAATTGGTCATCAATCTGCCTGAAGCAAATATTTCAGGACAAACAAGCTATGTAGTCAATTTAAATAGTGGCGCATCTCCTTTTTTAAGTCTGTTAACTGCAATCAATGTGAATGCAGCCGGTACAACTTTAACATCAACACCCAGTACTTTACCTGCCATTCCGCTTGCCCCCAACCTGATCAACATGAAGGTAACTTCAATTGGAGGTGTAAATATTCTTTCAGGTGCAAATCCGATTGTACTGTCCAGTGTATCTCAAAATATTTATTTCGTAGCAGTTGGTTTATTAAGTGGCACTATGCTTGTCGATTATACGGTTTCTCCTTTGAATGTAGCCTGGGCAGCTGGAAGTTATGCAACAACATTAACCTTTACCGGCAGTATTACCCCGCCAACACCAACTCTGACACTTAATGTTCCTGCTTATATTACTTTAAATACATTGGTTCCGGCTACAACGACATTGAACGTCAATTCGTTTGCCATTTTCAGAAGCGTAGCAGGAGTCAGCGCAGTATCTGGAAATGATTATTTTACGACTGTACCAACTTTATTCAGCCTAAGAGCAAGCAGCGCCAATTTCACTTTCACTAC is part of the Pedobacter cryoconitis genome and harbors:
- a CDS encoding sensor histidine kinase, which produces MSNQLKDNMIKNSDISALATNFREYITRNKIEEERDQLIEDLTSRNQDLNQFAYITSHNLRAPLSNLIGLIDILDYDVLDEYNKTIVDMFRDSAFKLNETIYDLTQMLSIKSDKRLNIESVNISAVFKKVCNYFNKQIHKLGIYIHTDFQCEMVPFPKSYLESVLMNLMSNSMKYYSASRPLRIDITTKLNEEGNIIMIFSDNGIGIDLLQHKDKVFGLNQRFHSHVNGSGVGLFITKTQITSMGGKITVESELDQGCTFTVTFK